The Arachis hypogaea cultivar Tifrunner chromosome 14, arahy.Tifrunner.gnm2.J5K5, whole genome shotgun sequence DNA window CCCCATGTAGTGTGTGTGAGTGGATTGTGTGAGTGTGTAATGTATGGGTGTAATGCCTAGGATTGGGGGCTGTCCAAAAGGTATGAACTTGTCTCCCCGAAGACAAACTTATCACTTAGGAAACTCAGACTACTTTGATTTcagtttttcacattttttttttgtcaacgtTAAGATTGCCATTTTGTTTCAGAAACTACCTTAGCATCGTGATCAAGTGGCACATCCGTCTCTCTCACTTTGATATCCAACAAAATTGAAGACTTTGCTATTATTGTTAGACAGCCTCTCATAATTGATGTTGATGGTGCAGTTGGTGCAGCATTGCTCACTGCATGGCCTGCATCAGCATTCACCAAACAAACATGAGAAAGCAAACTGAACTTATTCACCCACGCCTCGAAGGAAACAAATACAAAAAGAGGTAAAAGAATtccttttctaaaataaaatttgtctAATTTTCTGTTCATCTAAAATTGGGTACAATATAGCAGAATACAACTATTTTTAGTCTCATGTTTATCTCCATTTTTTGTTCGTCCTCATATACTTGCAATAGATTCAATGTACATGTAAAGCACAACATGCTTTAATTTTTATGGACTAATGACTaatgtaattattattaattaagtttATAGTACAAAAGGAGTTGCCAACAGGCTAGAATTTTATctgtgttaaaaaataaaaaaaaataaaaattgagagGGAAAATTGACAAAGTCAAGACCCTGAAATCTCCCAAATGTAAGAAGATAGCCTTTTCACAGATTGGTCATCAAAAGAGTCATCAAACTGCTTAATCTCTGACACAAAGATCACTGCTTCTTTATATTTCTTTgctttacaataagcatcaacAACAATCTTGTAACTCATCTCATTTGGCCTGCAATTGTGTTCAATCATATACATAATCACCTCTTCTGCTTCCTTGAACAACCCCTGCCCTGAATAGCCTGCCAAAAATGTGTTGTATGTGAAGATGCACGGTCGAATTCCGTTAGCGGTCATCTCCGAATGGACTCTAATAGCCTCCTGCATGAGCCCTTGCTTGCAGAACCCCTTAATGACAGTGTTATAAGACACAACATCCGGCTTATGACCCGAGCTTTGGATTCCTTTGAGCAATTCTTCGGCTTTCCAACACTCGCCCTCTCGGGCGTGCAAGTCCATCAAGCTATTATAGGTAACAAGATTCGGCTGCAGTCCGATTTCATGAACAAAATGCACCATTTCATGCGCCTTATCGTACAACTTGTTTCGAACAAACATAGAGAGCATGGCATTAACTATGACCAAATCAGGCTTGTATCCATTCTTTTGCAGTTGCTGAAACGTCCTTTCCATTCCCTTAAGGTGCCTGCACTTGGAATATGCTATGACAAGTGTTCTTGAAAGCATCCAACTGGGAAATACCTGGCCATTGTAGATTTCTTTCTCAACTTTCTCTATGCCCTTGATGTTCCCATTCTTGGAATAACAATGAAGCAAAAGCGAGTATGAGGTTTCATTAGGCTTAAAGCCCTTCTTCGCCATGTCCTGAATGACAGATTCAGCTGCTTTCCAATCACCTTGCCTTGCAAGAGCATTTAGAAGAGAATTATAAGTTGTTATGCATGGAGTAAAGCCAGCTTTAATCATTTCCCCATACATTTTTGCAGCATCAACTTCGGATCCACACCGACCATATGCACTAATTAACGTATTGAATGTGTCTTTATCAGGCTCAAATCCGCAGTTCTTCATTTCTCTTAGAACCTGGTTGACATAATTGTGCTTACCCTTATCACCACACACAGCAAGCATGGTGTTCCACGTAGCACGATTAGGAGCACATCTGTTCAACTTCATGTCACAGAAAACCTTAATCATGTCTTTTGATCTCATCTTTTTTCCTAGCATTGCAAGAACCGCGTTGTATGTGCACACATTAGGGACACAACCCGACTCCTTCATTTGGGCGAACAACTTTAACGCCTTGTCTTCATTCCCTGCCTTACCATATGCATTTATAACGGTTGTGTAAGTAACAGCATTTGGCATTACTCCTCCACTGGTCATTGTATCTATGACACCAGCACCTTCATCAAGAAACCCAGCTCTTACATATGCTGCCACAAGCTCATTGTAAGTGACAGCATCAGGTGGGCAATTGTTATCCTCCATTTCCTTTAAGATGCTCAATGCCTCTGCATAAACTCCAGCCTTTCCAAACACCTGCAGCAGCGAATTATAAGTAACAGTTCCCGGTTTATAGCCATTGGATTTTATTTCAGCGAAAAATTTCCTTGCTTCCTCTAGCATGCCCTCTCTCCCACAAGCAGAGATCACAGTGCTGCACGTAAACTCATCGAACTCGAGCCCTTTGTCTCTCATCTCATCCAATAGGCCCACGATTTTACTCCAGGAACGACCCATCTTGCCATAAACATCAAGCATAACATTGTAAGTGACCAAACTAGGATCAAGACCACTCTCCTTCATCTTCTCAAAGATATAAATAGCTCGCTTATACTTTCCAGTGCGAGCATATGCATGAAGAATAGTGGTGTAAGCCTTGATATCAAGAGAGTATTCTTCAACAGGAATTAAATCAAACAGTTTGGATGCAATCGAATGCTGCGATTCTCTCCCTAATATCTTAGCCGTAATTTCAATAAGCTGGTTATCCACCCTCAAACTCTCATCCCCAAAATTCAACAATAACCACTGAAACAACAAAATGGCCCTTTCCCAATTTCCAGAAAGGTCCAAAGCCCTCAACAGGCTTGTCAAATCAACTTCAAGCAACTCAAATTTCGCAGAATCAAAAAAATCATTCAAGCGACGCAAAGGTGACCCAACAATCGAATTGAGCATCAACTTACCCTTTTCAGATAAAAATTCAAACTTTGCATCAAAGACATGGTCTTGACCAATCCTGGGGTCAGAACCTGAATTGGGTTGCTTTCTCTCAGAGGAATCAAGGAGTACCTGTAAAGAAGGGAAATGGGTCATGTCGTTCTGAGTTGGAGTGACAGCAGTGAGATTCTGCAAGTGATGGAGAAGAGAATCCAATTGAAATGATGGTGGCGGAGATGGTGGCGGCGGAGGAGGGTTAAGAGGTGGAAGAATTGTTGTTGGCTTCGATTTCAAAGGCCTTGTGGGTTTGTTTGGTGGCGCCGGTAACACTGGCCTATTGGGGAAGAGGGTACCCTCCATAATTTAGAGAGAGGTAGTGATGATAATGGAAGCAATTGCAGTTCTAGAAATGAGGAAGGAACAAGTGAGAATGGGAATGAGAGACAGTCAGAAACAATGGATTGAATGATCCGTGGTGTCTGGTGAGGATCAAACATCCAGTTATCGAGTATGCAAAATGCAAACAAGGAtagatatttatttgtttattttattgttatgatTTATGAGTAATACCCTTAGACTTGggattttttacttaaataaattaacaaatattttccACGTATAAGTTATTATTCCATATAAGTTTATATAAGTCTCTTTAATCTAATTCACCTTACACGTCGTTATCTAACTAACTTTTCAATTAACGCGTGAATATATAACTGCCTTTTTTAAAAGGATTTCGTTTTTGTTTTCGAATTTTTTCAACGTTTTTTATCTACGTTCTCTTCCATTTATGCCTCTTCATTCGTTCTTTACGTTTTTAAAATCAAGCTCTAAAATCAGTTTTGaacagttatctcgttgttgaagataatgaataatttaagTTTAGATTGTTAATTGAACCAGAAAGAAGTTGACTATTGTTTTAAATCCAATCAAGTGACTTTAGTTTGATTCTAGTTAAtgttttcgttagtagtttatgattctgtaggtgaataatgttgtttttgtttgtgaaaattgttgttcatcgttgatggtttaaattgaatgtaatgtaagagTTCtgtattaaagaaaatatttttctgtatttgcagcaaatttcggtgtaacacaaagataagtgtattgtttaagaattttcggtgtatgtatgctgataagttctgcataattcaaaactcttcttctccctcctcctcatcttctgctgtttcttcttctttttcatcatcattatcatctttttttttcttattcatctttttttttcttgttttatcttctcaagtttcttcttattttactctcttaacaagaataaaaacaaaa harbors:
- the LOC112741857 gene encoding uncharacterized protein; this encodes MEGTLFPNRPVLPAPPNKPTRPLKSKPTTILPPLNPPPPPPSPPPSFQLDSLLHHLQNLTAVTPTQNDMTHFPSLQVLLDSSERKQPNSGSDPRIGQDHVFDAKFEFLSEKGKLMLNSIVGSPLRRLNDFFDSAKFELLEVDLTSLLRALDLSGNWERAILLFQWLLLNFGDESLRVDNQLIEITAKILGRESQHSIASKLFDLIPVEEYSLDIKAYTTILHAYARTGKYKRAIYIFEKMKESGLDPSLVTYNVMLDVYGKMGRSWSKIVGLLDEMRDKGLEFDEFTCSTVISACGREGMLEEARKFFAEIKSNGYKPGTVTYNSLLQVFGKAGVYAEALSILKEMEDNNCPPDAVTYNELVAAYVRAGFLDEGAGVIDTMTSGGVMPNAVTYTTVINAYGKAGNEDKALKLFAQMKESGCVPNVCTYNAVLAMLGKKMRSKDMIKVFCDMKLNRCAPNRATWNTMLAVCGDKGKHNYVNQVLREMKNCGFEPDKDTFNTLISAYGRCGSEVDAAKMYGEMIKAGFTPCITTYNSLLNALARQGDWKAAESVIQDMAKKGFKPNETSYSLLLHCYSKNGNIKGIEKVEKEIYNGQVFPSWMLSRTLVIAYSKCRHLKGMERTFQQLQKNGYKPDLVIVNAMLSMFVRNKLYDKAHEMVHFVHEIGLQPNLVTYNSLMDLHAREGECWKAEELLKGIQSSGHKPDVVSYNTVIKGFCKQGLMQEAIRVHSEMTANGIRPCIFTYNTFLAGYSGQGLFKEAEEVIMYMIEHNCRPNEMSYKIVVDAYCKAKKYKEAVIFVSEIKQFDDSFDDQSVKRLSSYIWEISGS